Proteins from a genomic interval of Poecile atricapillus isolate bPoeAtr1 chromosome 1, bPoeAtr1.hap1, whole genome shotgun sequence:
- the TENT5C gene encoding terminal nucleotidyltransferase 5C — translation MAGKGSSRADSMSCSVLNWEQVSRLHEVLTEVVPIHGRGNFPTLKITLKDIVQTVRSRLSEAGIVVHDVRLNGSAAGHVLVKDNGLGCKDLDLIFQVSLPSEAEFQLVRDVVLRSLLNFLPEGVSKLKISPVTLKEAYIQKLVKVYTETDRWSLISLSNKHGKNVELKFVDCIRRQFEFSVDSFQIILDSLLFYYDYSETPMSEHFHPTVIGESMYGDFEAAFDHLQKKLIATKNPEEIRGGGLLKYSNLLVRDFRPMDKDEIKTLERYMCSRFFIDFPDILDQQRKLETYLQNHFSKEERSKYDYLMILRRVVNESTVCLMGHERRQTLNLISLLALKVLAEQNVIPNATSVTCYYQPAPYVSDANFSNYYLASAPVLYSQSYPTWLPCN, via the coding sequence ATGGCAGGCAAAGGAAGTAGCAGAGCAGACTCCATGTCCTGCAGTGTACTGAACTGGGAGCAGGTCAGCCGTCTGCACGAGGTTCTTACAGAGGTGGTTCCGATCCATGGCCGGGGGAACTTCCCAACCCTGAAGATAACTCTGAAGGATATTGTTCAGACGGTGCGGAGCCGGCTGAGTGAAGCAGGCATTGTGGTCCACGATGTCCGTCTGAATGGTTCTGCAGCTGGTCATGTCCTGGTCAAGGATAATGGGTTGGGATGCAAAGACCTGGATCTCATTTTTCAAGTTTCTCTTCCAAGTGAGGCAGAGTTTCAGTTAGTTCGAGATGTGGTCCTGCGATCCCTCTTGAACTTCCTGCCGGAAGGAGTGAGCAAGCTGAAAATCAGTCCCGTAACACTGAAGGAAGCCTACATCCAGAAGCTGGTCAAAGTCTACACGGAGACTGACCGTTGGAGCTTGATATCGCTTTCCAACAAGCATGGCAAAAACGTGGAGCTCAAGTTTGTAGACTGCATACGACGGCAGTTTGAGTTCAGTGTGGACTCGTTCCAGATCATTCTGGACTCCCTGCTCTTTTACTATGACTACTCAGAAACCCCCATGTCGGAGCACTTCCATCCAACTGTGATTGGGGAGAGCATGTATGGAGACTTTGAAGCAGCTTTTGATCACCTCCAGAAAAAGCTGATAGCTACCAAAAATCCTGAAGAGATCCGAGGTGGTGGGCTACTGAAGTATAGTAACCTCTTAGTGCGAGACTTCAGGCCCATGGATAAGGACGAGATCAAAACGTTGGAGCGCTACATGTGCTCCCGATTCTTCATAGACTTCCCAGACATCCTGGATCAGCAGCGCAAGCTGGAGACCTACCTCCAGAACCACTTCTCCAAAGAAGAGAGGAGCAAGTACGACTACCTCATGATTCTGCGCAGGGTGGTGAATGAGAGCACCGTCTGCCTCATGGGACATGAGCGAAGGCAGACTCTCAATTTGATTTCTCTGCTGGCGCTCAAGGTATTGGCAGAACAGAACGTCATCCCTAATGCCACTAGTGTAACCTGTTACTACCAGCCAGCACCTTATGTCAGTGATGCAAACTTCAGCAACTACTACCTTGCAAGTGCCCCAGTGCTGTACAGCCAGTCCTACCCCACTTGGTTGCCTTGCAATTGA